AAAATTAGAGCGCCATaacaaaagaaggagaagaaagccTGTTGATTCTGGCGGTGAACTAGCAAAGGAATTGCAACAAGATATTCATTCCGAAGATGTTGGCTGTGATGATGAAGATGGGAAAGGTACAGACAATAGCAATTAATATAAGTTTTTTCTTGATTATGTTTGTCAACAAGCTAATCCAACTGCTCATGTAATGTAACAGATACCTTATGTTTGAGTGGCCAGTTTGGTGAAAAGGAAGCCTCACTAGAGCCTGAAGATGGAGGAGTACCTACACCAGAAACTGCTCCTGAATGTCAAATTATTCCTACAGATAGCATTGCATCTTATGTAGTTTCTCGTGAAACCCAAATGAAAAGTAGGAAAGATAATTCGAAATGTGCACTTTCTCCGTCCTATGGTGACAATAGGAGTGCATACTCTTCTGTGGTGCGTCTGGCCTGGATGGTGTACTTGCTTTGTTTTTATCCCCTTTTTATTGTTGATATCCATGCGTTTTGGGTTCTTAGTTGAGTTATACTAATTCATTCAAGTTTTTTATTAGTGTCCAACAGGTCGAATTTCATTCAAGCTTTATGACTGGAATCCAGCAGAATTTCCTAGACGTCTTCGCCACCAAGTAATCTATACTTTGTACTTAACTATCTTAAATCAGACAACATCTTCTTAGCGCAGGCAGAATTGAATGGCTTACATGTGGTTGAATAATATTCAGATATTCCAGTGGTTGGCGAGCATGCCGGTGGAGTTGGAGGGTTATATCCGGCCTGGATGTATTATTTTGACACTGTTTATCGCCATGCCCAAGTTGATGTGGGGAAAGGTAGTGCTTGCAAAATAGGAAACTTGTATGGTGGTGATTATTTGTCTGAACTACTTTAATTTCGGCTTTCATAGTATAGCAATTGTTGCTTGTTTAAGCCCTATGATAAGTGGGTTTGGGTTTCCTTTTAATGCTGGGGCAGTAATATATGAATGTTCTGTGAAGTTGTACCCAGCATTACAATTTCGATCTCTGTAGCATTTCCTTCACATCAAACTAATATTATTTGGTTTGGCAATGGAAATAGTGCAGTAGATATAATTTGGCTCCTTCTCTTGATTACAAGTTCTTCCATTTAGCTTTGTATCAGTTAGATTGTTACAGGGGTTTTTACTGATCTCAAGAAATTGTGAAGCTTGATTTAGTGAGATTGCTCCATCAGCTTCTGCTCTCAGTTCCTTCCTTTGCTCATATTTATTTGTGTATGGTTTCTTGACTTATACATCTTGTGGCATCAAGCAGTTATATGAAGACCCTGTATCACATATAAACGATTTCCTCCTTCGGCCTGGAAGAATGCTCTCCGGAAGAGGCACTATTTATATCTTGATGAATGACATGGTTTTCCATCTTATGAAAGGTAAGTTGATTCCCTTCGGCCCTCATTAGCAAGCCTGCTTGTGGACCATCGATATTCCCTCGATGCTTATGGATTACCTTTCATAGTACGGTCATCTACTTTTCTGGTCCGAGTGTTCAGTGGTGGGTGCAGTTTGTAAACAGAAGTTCCCTCTCTGCTTAAGGCTGCTTACTTAGAAAAAGGCATAGTTTGTTTCTGTGGAATGCTTTACTTGCATTGAAGCTGAGCAAGGACCAAGAATTGATCATTTCCTGGCTGAGTGATAGCTTTTTGCTGTCAGCACAAATCGTATTGTCGCACCAACTGGTCTATCTGTATATCAGGAATGACTAAATTCATGCGTAACGGTTTCTCACTGAACATAAAACTGATAGTGGGGACTATTATGAATATAATTTTCAGTAACATTCCTGCATGTGGATCTGATTCTCATCCCAGCAGTGGGATAATTTATGTACCTTTTAGTTTTGTGAGCATGCCAGTCAGATACCTTGCTCGGTTGGTTGTTTATTAGTGCCTGGTGTCTATTTCAATTATAATTCGAGCACTGTTTAATCCTTGAGCCTCTCAGCTTTACTGTTGTCTTTGAAATTAACTATTGGCATTCATGGTGGTCCATGATGAAAATGCGTTTTCTATGTTCAAGTGTTACCGCGCCTTCTCTTGCTATAGACCATGCATTGCTTCATTTCTATCCTCCATGTGACATTACTTGATTTGAAGAAGCTCTTACAGACTTCTTAGAATTTTCTTGGAGTTGGGACTCCTCCCATCCTTATAGTTAATTTCTATTGTCTGTAGATGAATCTTCTGTCGCAAAGGTTGAGATGGGGGTTCGGACCCCGCGGCTTCATTATGTTCATCCTATGTATTTTGAGGCTGGCAAGCCCATGGAGTTTGTTGCTTGTGGAAGTGATTTGCTGCAACCCCATTTTCGGTATGGTGATAGATCTACTTTTGTTCCATATTAAAGTACCcgcgagagagagaataaaaaagAGTACCCTTGATTTTGCTCACCTTCTCATCCTTCCATTCCACTAGATGCTAGAGTCCTGTAGTCTGTTACAAAGTGCACCTTTAAGTAGCTTTTCCCCGTTAAATTGGAGAGCCTCAGCCTCTATGACTTATATTAACCGAAGTGCCATAACAGCTTAACTAAATATTAACTGTGAAATATATCTTTATGAGAGAGATTCTTGTGCTGCAGGTTTCTTATATCTTTTGCTGGCAAATATTTGGCATGTGATTATGGTGCTGCATCTTCATATTCTGGAAGTGAAAGGGGCATCAACTGTAATTCTGATCATCAGCTGTATAATATACATATTCCTTGCAATGAGCTCAATCAGTGTGGTCCTGCATTTATTGAGGTCTGTACCGGCATTTATTTTAGAATTTGCTTTATCTTAGAACATTTATTATGTAGGTtagtttttccctcttttagGCGACAAGGTGACAAGGAAACAAAATTTGTCTTTGTAATTATTCctagggaaaaagccacaaaaaatcccaaattgtgCCTGttgcgacacatttaccctaagcttatttttttgttgacaTCAAAAGCCTTAAACTATGCCCACTTTGATATATCTACCttaaaactttttcttgtggcATAAAACACGACAAACTTGTActtatatgacaaatttacccttcatctaAATTCCATCATatgatttttcagccaaaacgtcgtttttattttacttaagcAACGGAGGTGCTATGTCAATGCCGTTTGCTTTTCGGCGTCCATGTAGGCAGATTTTCAACGTTCCTTCATGATGGAACTTTGAcggaggataaatgtgtcatacagGTACAAGTTTAAGAGTTTTGGTTCTTATAGAAAATGTTTAGGTTAAACTTGTCACAGTTGATAGGGTTTGAGGTTCTTGATGGCTTTTGCCCTTGTTTCAAAACCTTCCTTGAGATTTCAGTTGGCCTAACACACATTGATATCCTTTTTATGCCGTTTACTATTGTACGGCAGTAGCTTATAGGAATACTCAATTAGTGAGCTGAAGAGATGCTTATACCAACTTTCCAGCATGATGATGGTGGCTAACAAATATTAGCCCTGACCATTTTCGAGTATGTTTGTATCTTCTATAGGTTGAGAACCAGTTTGGCTTGTCGAACTTCATTCCCATTCTCATTGGTAACAAGGAAGTTTGCTCTGAGATGAGGATGATACAGCAGAAAGTAGATAAAGCTCTCTTAAATGAGGGGCTTCAAATTTCGAACATTGGTAACGTCCTGGATTCATGTGGGGCTTTCTCACAGAGACGAACCACACTTTCTGAGTTCGTCCTGGATATCGCATGGTTGCTGAAAGAACCTGTTTCAGAAAATCTTCACCACATTCCCCCTGTGTCGCAGATTCAAAGATTCAGCTCTTTGTTGAGCTTTTTGATGCATCATGATTCAAGCATagttttggagaaaatattgcaaAAACTGGACATTCTTATGGAGAATATCGCATTAACCAGTGAAAGTAGTAGTGGCAAGAACAATGATGATATTAGATTATTGAATACCCAAATAGATCAAGCAAGAGAATTTCTCAGGAAACATCAGTCATCCAAGATGGTGGTGCTGCGCTCAGAGCATTTGAAGCGAAAAGAGGAATGTTCTCATCAGGGTTTCCCTCAGAATGATGTGCTTTCGGCTGTGACCATCGCTAGTCAGGTGAGGCTTCTTTCACTCTACAAGCCAGTCTTTATGTGTGGTCTCTCATGGTTTGGCATTGCGGGGGCCTTGTAATCTCCTGTCGTGGCAACTTGTGATAGTGTGTCACGTGGCATAGTTATGCCAGTTTGTTGCCAACCGTGGAGGTACTTCTAGAGGACCTATAAAAAGTTGTTGCCAGGGTTTCAATCATATATCTGCCCTCGGAGATCAATTTCACAGTATAGGCTTTTGTTATAGTACTGAAACTTCACATGAGAATGCCTATTAAAATACGATATATATTACCTCATACTTTGTCAGTTTAATCTGTCGCACTGGTCAATTGATGCTTTAATATGAGGagtgtaatttttcttttcttttttttaccaattcataCAACCTTGTTGATGCTATTCTGTTTTTGCAGGATATGGAGAGGGGAGAGTGCTATAGGGTAGAGTTGCTGATGGGTTCcaatttcacaaataaaaacGAGGCTGCTCCACTTTTGGATGTGGAATTGGTCATGAACGGTAACCTTCTCAAGGAAAAGCCTCGCAATCGAGTCCTCCTCAATTCCGTAATGAGATCTCGTCCTGCTCTATACGTAGTCGCAACTGCAGCTGTTTGTTTCGGAGTATGTGCTGTCCTCCTCCATCCTGATAAAGTTGGTGAATTTGCGGTTTCTATTCACAGAagcctctttgaccgaccataGGGAAATTGCTTGAGATCTCAATCTCCCTGTATAGTGTACTTAATGGACCTGACGTTATCTCATCGGGATCAAGCTGCCAGTGTTTTTTCGTCATTGGGAGCTTTGATAGCGGGAGGTAGCTCAGCTTCAGTTTTCCGTTGGGTGCATTGTCACTCGAACACAACGTTTGGATGGTAGATGCAACAGAGGTCATAGCTTGGTGGAGATTGTATTTTGGCAGGGACTCACCTGATTAGCAGATGTTGAGAACCCCCTACTTTGGGCTCAGCAGATATTGCTCCACTGTAAGTCGCGACGACTGAGAGATTTTAACACTGTTTAATGACACCTTCGTAGACGTTCAACCGTGCACTGGCAGCGATTGGGGTCGGGATTGTGCAGGTCTTGTATCTtatgccttttcttcttttctcgcaAGTGAGATGATGTCTTCCATAAACACGAGGTGGCTATGCTGTGAGCATTCCGGCTTCGAGAGGAATAGGGAACTGCATGTGCTTTGTACTTCTGAAGTGGGAATAGAACTTGTATCTTATTACAGAAGGAAGCGAGGCTTTGGGTTAAAGTTTGTCCTCATTGTGGATACGGCCTTTCCCCTAAAAAGGAGGAAAGACATCAAAATGTGACATAGTTTCTTACTTCTTCTGTTGCTTGTTGTACTGATACCGTTTTCCCTCCCAGAAATGGCTTGAACCGGAGTAGCTCTTCCGGTTATCGCGAAATgctttgaatttcaaaaatggGGTTCACGACCTCTTAGGATGCTCACTTCTGTTTACATGTGTACGTGTGCTATCTTGCTGATTCCATGGACATATGAGACGCAGGTCGAAACCGGCGAATGGTTAGGGGTTGGGCTTGGAATTGTGTACGGTATCGGCTGAAGGGGACTGTTGTCTCTTGCTGTTGGGAGTACGTTGCTGCAGTTCAATTTCCCTATGTTTCCAAGTTATTGGGCGGTGACTTTGTAATATTCTGTTCTTGGTGTGCACATGGATGGATTTGCATATATGCCATGGGGTGATGGTTTATTTTATACGTCACGATACACAATTTGTGAGGTGGGTCAATCGTAAGCAACACCGTGATCAAAGATTTCTGTTTGGCAATTGGAACCTGTTGGTCCGCATTATTGAAGTCCACATAATGACCCGCATTGTAAGTAAGCAgctttaaaaaaatgtgataaaggattagtcaaaatgagaaaaggcagggagaattacaaaaaaaaaaggtcctaaatatattgtaatcatttcaattcagtcttaagttttttgcatttgtacccaTTTAATCCATTTGGTCGGCTGGCGACCCTCACCTGTCTAGATCCTGGCAACGTGTTGCCCTCGCCCATTATTGGCGAGGGTTGGCCAGCGACTCTCGTAGGCCCCAAgggttggagaaaaaaaaactgaagaaaagaaaacgaaaaagcaagaaaaaggaaaaactcataaaaaaatcataaaaatattagaatattattaaaaagaagTCCATGTCAATGCCGACAATGCTACGTCGGCATCGGCCGGCCaaatgaaccgaattggtataaatgtaaaaggtttaaagtTGAATTGACAAAGAAGGGTCTAGAACCGAAtagacacaattgcaataagtttaggattttttctcgataattttcccgaaaaatCACACTGGCACTTTCATAAGGTCAAATACCATCAAAACTCGTAATTCAGTAACACTTAAATATGTTCACCTGAAACTATTTTTCTATGCATAGAAACTTCCAAAGTGGCGCCACTGTCTTAATTTTACCCTCCAATACACCTCTGTATAAATTGGTCattaaagagttttttttttgtcatcttaCCAAAAAAACACCGCGCTTGATTGATATGGCATGGATTGTCAGCAGGgtcaaggatttttttttccccttccaaaCGGCACGTTTTAGCTCATTTTGAAGAGCAAAAAGGGCATCTACAACGTAAAAAGTTTGGAGCAAAATTGGAGTTAAGAAAGGGTTCTTGTGCAGGGGCGAAAATGCGAACCAAATTGCGTAACGGTAGGTCGCGAACAATCAAAATACGGTTAGTAagctagtaaaaaaaaaggttggtaattcaaaaaagaaaagattgataATTTCTTATGATAGTCGGTAATTTAGAAATAATTAACCAGTTAAACAGCATTTCGATCATGAGAAAAACATACCAAAAGAGTTTTTACATAATCATGAGCACACACTATGGTTTGTCTAGAGGGGCTTTTGCTTTTaactctttgctttttttttttcaaattttttttttactcttttttaatttgaagaACTCGAAAACTTTCATAAATAtagttattggtgcatggactCACATAACATTTTGGGTTCTTGCGGAATCTTTTTGTCTTCTTAGAAGCGAACGCCAAACATTTAAGACCCAAAAAACATATGATTTTGATTTGGTCCATTGTGAGTTTATTACACATTAATCGTTAGTTGGACGGCACATGGATGGATTTGATTATTTTAGgcttaataccacgaaaaatcccaaacttgtacacctgtgataaatttacccaaaactatttttttgaccataagaaGTTCCAAACTGATACAGTTGTgacaatttatcataaactggtatacatataacaaatttactctctatcGGTTTTCCTTAATTGAAgcgtcaaattgttgagttggatgatacgTAGCAGTTCATGGATGtaccattttgggatttttaccatctgtttgtcacaagtgtatcaattttgaatttttcatggtactaactcaatttaacggagggtgaatttgtcacgggtgtatcagtttgagattttttgtggcaaaaaaatttagtttagggtaaatttgtcacaaatatgccggtttaaggtttttgatggttaacaaaatagtttggggtaaatttgttacgtgtgtatcggtttggggtttttatggttaaaaaaatagttttgagcaAATTTGTTatgagtgtactagtttgaggtttttcatagtattaatccATTATTTTACTATCTCTAAGTACACCCGAGCGCACGAAAAGGTATTGTTTTGCAAGCCGAAGGCCCGAGAGCCCAAAAGACAAGAGCCGTAGGAAGTGAACCGGaccggagagagagaaaacccaGATAGGAATATGGCTATCCCGATAACCAAACACCCTCCGACCTTTTAACCGACTTCACCCGCCGTCGGGGGGAAGAGACTAAAACCCTTCGCCTCCACGCACGGGCGATCCCGCCGAGCAGcagcaacaagaagaagaagaagaagaagaagagggagaaggagaagaaagggaagatGGCGTATCAAGGAGGAGACCTGAAGTCGACCTCCATAAATGGAGTGAAGCTTTACTCAGTCTCCTCTCAGCAGCGCTCTCTCGCCACCTGGCTCCCTCCCAAGAAGCTCCGCACTCTTCGCAAAGACAAGAGTATGCCCATCTCTTCATTATCTTGCCCTTTTCCTTTTAGGCTTCGCCTACTTTGTATTGGCAAGAGAATTCGGATTTTGTTACTTCAATCGTATTGTGATGGGTGGGCGAGGCACATAAGATGGTGATTGTAATGAGAGCTGCATTTAGTATGAAGCAGCAGGTTTTTGGTGTGATATCCTGCTCAGGTGACCGTGTGCGCTGAATTGGCGGAATGTAATTAACATGCTAATATGAAGGATTGGCCTGGAGGTCGGCTAAGCTGTGTTCTTCGTAGTCTAACTTCACTCCATTTGTGTGATCAGATTATATGCAAAGGGTGGAGTTGATACAGGACTTGAGGTTTGAAACTGCGACAACAAGGATTAAAGCAACCCCCGACGGGGAGTTTCTTCTTGCATCAGGTTATCTCACTGTTTCTTTCATTAACTACTTCTTCAAGGGAAGAAAAATCGAAATATTGTGAGAGGTATGGGACTTGATGAATCTCGGATGTATTACTGCGAAACAGGTATCTATCCACCTCAGATGAAAGTATATGAGCTAAGAGAATTGGCTTTGAAGTTTGAAAGACACCTGGATTCAGAGATAATTGATTTCGAGGTGCTTTTCCCATCCATCATATGCTAACTCTTGAACTGGTGAATTATTGTGCTTGTTGCGATGTCTCTTGCTATCTTTAGATCCTTCGCAATCGGCTTTTATGGGTGACAGTGTTCCAAAAACTCAAATTTCTGCATGTTGTGCAATATGGATGTCAAATGAATTGTCTACTTAAAGGAAGTACTTTTTGGAAGTTTGCCATCTTTTATTGGATTGCTACTGTGCAAGTTCATAGTCAATATTCTGTTTGGTCTCTTTCTGTGGATTGTTTTCTAGTTGACATAGTCAAGGGAATGCTATCCCATATGACACTCTATGAGCTTGATAAAGTAAACTTTTGAACAGTATCTATTATCGCAACCCTGATGCTGAAGCTGTGAGTTTCTTTCATAATTCATTTGTGGTATTTGGATTTTTACCTCGAGTTATAAGAAGAATCATGGATCTATGAAAAGTAACGTATGGTGAAGTTCTTTGTTAACATATGTTGTAGTTCTCTGACTTGTAAGGGTTCATTTATGGTATATTTGCCTGAGTAGAAGGATAAGAAGGATGATGGCATCTTAGCCATCCGTGTGACAATAGTTTGTACAGTGGAAAGTTGTAATTATTCCACTTTGCTCTGTTGAATTTAATGTTTGAAATTATTTAGATTTTAGGTGGCGGTACATACTATTTGAACAAGTTTTCATGTTGTGCAAACATTGTGTTATATTGCCTAGGTTTTGGGTGATGACTACTCTAAGCTCGCTTTCTTATGTGCGGATCGTTCTGTCTGTTTACATGCTAAGTATGGAAAACACTACAGCCTACGAATTCCGAGGTACTTCTTCAGTTCTTTACTAATACGATGGTTTATAATTTCCGAGAGTTGCTATTTGATGACCCTCGATTATCCACATTTTATATTTGTAGCATCATGATGATTCCATTCTCTTAAGTCTTATACATTTAGTTTGTAAAATTAATGCAAAGAACCTTTGTTGACATTTCGGACTCACTTTTAGGCCCCTGCCTTCACTAGGACAGACTTGGACCAAACACAGACCTGTCCCCTGAGTCTTCTTTCAACATTTTCaatgtttcctttttctgaaGTTCTTCAGAATGCTGATATCCCTTTGATTTAGAAGGAGACATCATAATCTGTCTTGCTGCTTTTGTTCTTGCCGATTCCATGAGTTTTGGCGTCTTCTGTTTGTAGCAAATTTGCATTGTATATTTTGATGTGGTTGATTGGGACTACTTACTTTCTGAAGATAACATACCAAACATCTGGGGCTGCCTCACTAGTTTTCATATTCATCCTGACTGGAACACTTGTGCCTTTCCGGAAATTGTTTTTTCCTCCATTGAGAAATAGATTATGTGTGTTTTAAGCCTCATCTGGAGAATTTCATATAACAGATTGTTTACCTTGTATGTTCCAATGCAGGATAATTTTTTGAGATTAGTTGCATTTTATTGGAAGAGAATATCTATACCTTTTAGGCTATTACTATTGGTGCAATGACGTTCTGGTTTTCGCGAATCATTTAAAGTCATCTGTCTGGGCGTGTTATTTGCAGGATGGGAAGGGATATGGCATATGATTGCTGGTCGTGTGACTTGCTATGTGCTGCATCTTCTCCTGATTTGTACAGAATAAATTTAGAACAGGTTCTTGTGTAATTCTTCTTGGGCTATTATGAGTTacggaattctttttctttttattgtttgtaGTTACTTGTTGTCCAACTATAGTTTGAGAGATgggaagtttttatttttcaactaTAGTTTCGGAGCGGGTTGGATGAAATGGCGCAGTGCATCAAGGTTTTTGTGTGatcgcaaaatccctcttaggctaaaagCAAAATTTTATAGGACAACAATAAGGCCTGCAATGCTATACGGAGTTGAATGTTGGCCAGCACAaaggcaacatgagcataaagtgggagtagcggaaatgaggatgttaaggtggatgtgtggtcatacaaggatggataagataagaaatgaagatattctacgaaaagttggagtagtaccggtggtagaaaagatgagagaatgtagattgagatggtttgggcatattcttcgaagtTCCTTATATGCTCCGGTAACAACTCCGGTAACAATAGAAGTTTGTTACagagagcatgacatgaaggAAGGAAGAGTGGAGGAAAgttattagcattgtggagaggcagaattcctatgttccCGACTGTcttttttagtcctttttccctatacatatttatatatttttatttttatatatgtatatttagTTTTTTATAATTATCTCTTTTCCCCCAATcagtcttgcttttattttatttatttttgggttcattagctgccgaccccaactagtttgggataaaggtgatgttgatattgatgTTGAAATCTTGGCCAAGCCTATGCTTAAATGATGTAACTGCAAGTGTGCATgactttcttgtttttgtgtGTGGGACCTTTGTGTGGAAGAAAGGAATTCAATGCATTTTTCCAGTTAAGAGTTCTATTAAAACTTGGAAAAATTATCTTCTACTCACAAGTTATGATAATTTATCCATGCAATGATAAATCTCTAGGGAGCTTTCTTACTTCTGAGGAGCTCATGCATGATGAACAAACCCAACCCCccacaacaaaaaaaggaaaaaaagagaagaataggATAATTGATTTAACATTTCCTTTTCCTGGCgattattttttcttgtatttgagATGGATACATTGGAAATATTCTTCTCAAATACGGGGGGCAATTTTATTCCTAAATAATGATTTTAATTTCTGGCTTTTTCTTGGCAGGGACgatttctctcctctcttagCACTCAATCGCCAGCACTGAATGTAGTTTCTCGAAGGTTGATACAGTAACATGTAACTTAAACTAATATTTCCATGTAGTTATTGAATTTACACATGGTACAATGTGCTGTGGAATTGACAAGGATGTTTTCTGCCTCAGCAAGCTTCATGGTCTTGTTGCATGTGGTGGCGAAGATGGTGCTCTCGAATGTTTTGACTTGAGAATGAGATCTTCTGTTGGTAGGATAAATGCAGTTGCACCTACTGGAGACATTGACTCAGTAAGCCTGCTGCACAGTTCTTAAATGCTTATCTACACCTTTTCAACGTGGAGCTGAAAATGAAACATTGATATGTGGGGGAGTTCTTTCTTTAGTGCCAAATGCATGCAGAAGCACCTGCGTCAATGTGTTTTCATCTCACGGAGAGGTgaagttttctcattttcttgccTGACTCGTAGGAGGTCACTGCTGTGGAATTTGATGGAGATGGGGGCTTCTTGATGGCTGTTGGAAGTAGCGCAGGCAAGGTATGATGCCATTCTTACGATATGTGGCCAAACAGGCCTTTCCAAAATCCACCTTTTTGAAGCACTTGCTACTGAATTTTGAAATCATTTGCTGTGCTCAAgctcataaatatttttctcgtGAAACTTCTGTTATTACGTTCAGACATTAAGCACCGGAAAGAACATACTGGCATCGCACATTGCACCTTCCATAAAGTTTGTGAATTTGGTCATTGTCAAGAAACAGGATTGTTTTCAGTGTGGTTAATGAGGCCGAGACAGCTTCGGATGGTAAGGAGGGCGATTTTAGATTTCTTTTCAGAGGCCTTTTATCTGTAGACTGTTGAGTTACTAAATCACACAGGCTTACCAAATTTAATATTTCAAGTAGAGCTAATCTTACTTACTTGATAGTAGGAAATATCATAAAAAGGGACCAATGATTGTTTGACCTCATGAAAGACTCTAAGAGGTTGGAAGAGAGTCATCCTGGGGGCTATTTTGCTGGTGTTTACAGCGTATAGGCACCAAATATTTAAATGGTGTACTGAGGGTCAAAGTAAAAAAGAGTCGATCCAGTCTGATTATCAAATCATGTTCAGTAAAGGTCTATGATCACATTCATGCTCACTTTCTTCTGGACAATTTGGTACGAAGATCTTGTTAGTGATGGATATTTTGTGAATTCCTGAGTTTGCAACATTCACCTTGTTTGG
The genomic region above belongs to Rhodamnia argentea isolate NSW1041297 chromosome 6, ASM2092103v1, whole genome shotgun sequence and contains:
- the LOC115748470 gene encoding squamosa promoter-binding-like protein 7 — translated: MEPRPPEPPPSSSSAQVLSHMDLHAPPLLDDSAAADSVWDFGDLLDFTADDHLVIPWDEPPVLDNPASAPSDPDPDPSPEDPADDAPVATRVRKRDPRLVCSNFLAGRVPCACPELDAMMEEEEEAEGLHKKKRTRAPRGAGQGMARCQVPTCKADIRELKGYHRRHRVCLRCANASAVVLDGERKRYCQQCGKFHILSDFDEGKRSCRRKLERHNKRRRRKPVDSGGELAKELQQDIHSEDVGCDDEDGKDTLCLSGQFGEKEASLEPEDGGVPTPETAPECQIIPTDSIASYVVSRETQMKSRKDNSKCALSPSYGDNRSAYSSVCPTGRISFKLYDWNPAEFPRRLRHQIFQWLASMPVELEGYIRPGCIILTLFIAMPKLMWGKLYEDPVSHINDFLLRPGRMLSGRGTIYILMNDMVFHLMKDESSVAKVEMGVRTPRLHYVHPMYFEAGKPMEFVACGSDLLQPHFRFLISFAGKYLACDYGAASSYSGSERGINCNSDHQLYNIHIPCNELNQCGPAFIEVENQFGLSNFIPILIGNKEVCSEMRMIQQKVDKALLNEGLQISNIGNVLDSCGAFSQRRTTLSEFVLDIAWLLKEPVSENLHHIPPVSQIQRFSSLLSFLMHHDSSIVLEKILQKLDILMENIALTSESSSGKNNDDIRLLNTQIDQAREFLRKHQSSKMVVLRSEHLKRKEECSHQGFPQNDVLSAVTIASQDMERGECYRVELLMGSNFTNKNEAAPLLDVELVMNGNLLKEKPRNRVLLNSVMRSRPALYVVATAAVCFGVCAVLLHPDKVGEFAVSIHRSLFDRP